ATAATAAACCATAATTTTACCTTCTTTACAAAGTCCAAAGTCTGTGATTTTAACAAATCCGTCTGCATCCATCAGCAAGTTGTCTAACTTCAAATCTCTATGAAAAACACATGCAAATGAAATAAGCTGTAGCCAGAGCTGTATTAAGTGCTAGTTAATATGACTCATAGACACAACTCACCGATAAACTATCTTATTCAGATGCAGGAACTCTAGACCCAGCAAAACACAGGCTGAGTAGAACCTGTAACACAAAGAAAATACACATTTGCACTGTCCAAATTGTTTTTTAAtggcacgtgcatgtgtgtgtgtgtgtgtatgtgtatgtgcttgtCGGGTAAAACTCACCTGGTCTGCAACTCAGAGAAGACGTTATTATGAATGTGAATCATGAGGTCTCCTCCTGGTGAGTACTCCATGACAAAACAAACATGCTCACTGGTCTGGAAACAGCCGTGCAGGTTGACCAGGAAAGGGTGCCTCGATGCATTGATCATCTCGAAGATCCTCCTCTCACACATAAGACTGTGAAGGCATCAAAAAGAGCATTTCTTACTGTAAATAAGTTATTATCTGTGGGTATCACTAATGTATTTGTGTAAGGTGAGCAAGGCTATTCATTGTATGGTATATGTCCTAATAAAGAACATTAACCTGTCCACTTCATCACGGGTTACAATATCCCTCTTCTTCAAGGCTTTAATGGCATAGAGTTTTCCTGTCTTCTTAAACTCAGCTAGAAGTACCTGGATAGGGTGAACATTGGCGTACATGAAGCAGTGGGCTGTGCAAAATCATATAGTACTGTAATATAATGTCGTGTTGGCAAAAAAGTCTGGACCTTTCCAAAGTGTCCTCTTCCCAGGACAGAGATACATTTGAAATCTTCCATCTGCATCCTTGTTCTCTCTGTGTAGTTTTCAATGGAGGACTGAAAAGAGACAGACGGATATGCTACGAAGGTAGAATCATGAACCAATCAAGGCCAGTCATTTATTCAAATAGCAAGTCTACCAATGCACTATATGCACTTTACTTTAACAAGATGACAATAGACTGGAACCACCATTTTATGTTTAGTGGAGCTGGTATGGGTGTTCACCTCTTTTTCTGTCAGAGTAGGCATAGGTGGTGTTTTCTGTGCTGTTGACACCGTGTTGGGGATGTTTCTTCCTTGGTCAACGCTAAACGTTTTAAATGCTAAACACTCCTCACTTATGTTAAGACTAATCACCGGCACTTCCCTGCAGATATAGAGAAACACAGTGATGGTCATATATTCAGGGAAATCATGCAATGGTAAAGATATTACATATACTCCCATAACCAAATATTCTTATAAATACACTACTCAAAATACTTATTTTACTGTATCTACTAAGTTCTTAATTGTGTTTCCATGGGCAGCACTGTGTTCTTTCTCACCCTGGCAGTAAGGGGGTTGACCGAGTGGCCTTATTGGTAGAAGGTGGGGGGTTGACCACAACATCAGAGGAAGTAGACGGACTTAAAGTGGTAAAGGAACATTGAGGCAGGACACTCATCATCAGATGACCCCATGTGGCAAAGTTCATGTTCATCTGGGCAGCACGAAGGAAGTTCTTCCCTGAGTGGAGGGACAGGAACACCCATCAACACTTATCATCAATAGTAACTTGAGTAGGTCTATTTGATCTGTGACCACAGCCAGGTTACATACAGTACCTTTCTCTTTTGTGAAAATGCACCTCTGACGCCTTAGTTTGGGTTGGCGCTCAATCACAGGGTTGACAAACGTAATCTGCAAAGCCACCAGAAAAACAAGTAGCTTGTTACATATGGGTATCTGGTTGATCGACCGAACTCTGGCAAAGCCATCTCACATTCAGAAATATAAAGGAATCAGACCTCAGTGAAGAGTGTTCCCTGGGGCTCCAGGCACAAACACAGGGTATGTTGTTGGTTGTCCAGGAACTCTTCCAGGCGCAGGTACTTGACTGCACACATCACCCTCCAGTCTTGCCAGAAGATCCCAATCTCCAGCTCCCGAGACTGGGGGGCACAAAGATGAAATACATGTGCAATCTCCCAACTGAGAAATGATATGGTATTTTACCAATACAGGCACTTTCAGACTATGTACAACAATTCCATAGAGTTCCCATACAACCAGTTATGTGAAGTACAATGGTTCCTCCTGGTGTTCAGTTAAAAGAACTCTGCCTCAACCAGTCACCTCTCCCACTTCAACTGGTTGTATCAATTGCCCACTCCATTGACACTACTTACCCGCTCCAGTTGGATGCTGAAGTTTTGTCTCCAGGCCTGCTTGCTCAAAGGTCTCCAGTGGGTGCGACCCACCACTCTGTTATCCAGTTTCAACACTGCACTTATCTCCACTGCCAGACAGAAAGTCTGATATTACTGTCCTATACTGTACTTCCATGACTACAATAACATTTAGGAGACATGGTTCTACAGGTGTAGTACTTTTGATATTCAAATGCAACAACCATAGCTTCAACACAAAGTCACTGGCCCTCTGGGCACTAACCCTAATACCATACAGACGCAGTACACTCCCCTGCAGAAGAGGAGGTAGTGGATGTTGAATCTAACACTAAAGAGCTGTGTAGGGCTAATGTCCTTTATATGGGGACTTACAGGAGAGGTTTTCTGTGTGATCAGGTTGGCTGTTGACATGGAAATCTGGTGGGCTCTCCGGAGAAGACGATCCACTGGTTATTTGGCCTCGTCCTGGCAGTGATTTCAGCAAGTCCTCACATCCCAGAAGCATGACCTCAAGTGTGCCTGTAAAATATTACATGTATCAGGAGAACAGGCCTTAAAATAAACATGATCATTCTGCTTTTACATTAGATCCATAAACAGACATAAAATACCTGTAAGGTTTGAAGAGAGTAGTTACCTGTTAGGGAGGCCGCCTTGAGAAaggatgaggaggtggaggaggggaaggagcaaAGTAGGCAATTTTGCTGTTGTCCCTCCTGGGGTGGGGATACTGTAGGGAGCCCCTTTTTGGTGACAGGCTCCCGGAGAGCCTCCTGAGATGACTCACCCAGGCGGTGATCCAGAGAAAGTCGCAGAAGATCTAGCTTCTGAGAAGAGTCTTGCACACGGGACCGGGCCTGGTAGAGAGATTTATGCACTTTCTCATATATGCATAGCAtaggcacaaaaaaaaaaattctaaccaAGACTCTTTCCACTCTCAAACGAACTAATTGTACAAAATATTCATTAGTCCCTCTGAAATTATACTAATTTTGTAGgttgtttttagaatgttttcaaATAGAattgtaaaaca
This portion of the Salvelinus sp. IW2-2015 linkage group LG15, ASM291031v2, whole genome shotgun sequence genome encodes:
- the LOC111974539 gene encoding serine/threonine-protein kinase N2, with amino-acid sequence MLSTAQQMLQDSRSKIELIRMQIIKVTQTGVGDGSSNHDSTNHGEGSTPVGVNPLDIHVAELKHYVQRETEVVKVARDVVKQLEELPSQDQLALAEARSRVQDSSQKLDLLRLSLDHRLGESSQEALREPVTKKGLPTVSPPQEGQQQNCLLCSFPSSTSSSFLKAASLTGTLEVMLLGCEDLLKSLPGRGQITSGSSSPESPPDFHVNSQPDHTENLSLEISAVLKLDNRVVGRTHWRPLSKQAWRQNFSIQLERSRELEIGIFWQDWRVMCAVKYLRLEEFLDNQQHTLCLCLEPQGTLFTEITFVNPVIERQPKLRRQRCIFTKEKGKNFLRAAQMNMNFATWGHLMMSVLPQCSFTTLSPSTSSDVVVNPPPSTNKATRSTPLLPGEVPVISLNISEECLAFKTFSVDQGRNIPNTVSTAQKTPPMPTLTEKESSIENYTERTRMQMEDFKCISVLGRGHFGKVLLAEFKKTGKLYAIKALKKRDIVTRDEVDSLMCERRIFEMINASRHPFLVNLHGCFQTSEHVCFVMEYSPGGDLMIHIHNNVFSELQTRFYSACVLLGLEFLHLNKIVYRDLKLDNLLMDADGFVKITDFGLCKEGMGHGDRTSTFCGTPEFLAPEVLTDDNYTRAVDWWGMGVLIFEMLVGESPFPGEDEEEVFDSIVNDDVQYPGCLSPDSISIIQKLLKRNPEKRLGAGEGDANEVKGEKFFKTIDWDALLAKKVKPPFLPKIKESVDVSNFDSEFTSLQPILSPPPVSCSLSPEQQEAFADFDFSALHG